The nucleotide window GTGATCAACTAGCTCGCACACTTTCAAGTGTTGAAGGGATCAGTTCAGACCTGCAAGCGAAGCTTAAGTTGATTGATGGTGAGAAGATCGCCAACACCCTAACAAGCTTTGAGACTTTTGCGTCGAAACTTGAAACATCGGGCAAAGAGATTGATGTGATTATCGCAGGCGCGAAAACTGCGACAACTGATGTGACGAAGCTTACCGGCACGCTTGCTGATAACCGCGAGAACCTCGACAAGATTATCAAAGATGCAACGGTCGTTGCGAGCCGTCTTGTGAAGACAAGTGAGGCCATTACCAAACTGGTTGGCACAGTCGATGGTTTGGTTGAAGCGGATGGGCGCGGGTTTGTTGTGGAAGCAACGGATGCTGCGACTTCAATTAGAAAAGTAGCTGAGAGTTTTGAAAAACGTGCGGACGCAATTTCTGGCGGCCTTGCTCGTTTCTCGACCCGCGGGTTAAGCGACATTGAAGCATTGATCGGCCAAAGCCGCACCGCCGTTACGCGACTTGAAAGTATTATCAAAAATATCGAAAGTAACCCTGCGCAATTTTTGCTGGGTGGAGACAAAGTGCCAGAGTATCGTCGGCGACGACGCTAGTGTTATAAGTGCAATAGAGACAAGATGGGTTGGGCTAAATTGAGTTTGAGAAATAAAGCATCTATCAGGAAGAGCCTTGCATGCGGGTTAGCGCTCGGTGTGAGTTTGCTTGCCGGTTGTGCCGTTCTTGTACCATCAGCGCCGCCGTCTGTTTATGACCTTGCTCTCAGCAGCGGTGTTACCGCGACGTCTGGTTCGACACGTAGCCAGATTTTGATCACGGAGCCGAAGGTTTTAACCTCGCTCGATAATGATCGCATTGTCATTAAACCGAGCACAGCTCAAATTGCCTTTTTTGGTGATGTGCGCTGGAGCGATCGGTTGCCGCGTCTTGTTCAACTTTATCTAAGCCGTGCGTTTTCTGAAACAAATGGCGCGCGTGCTGTTGGCTTGCCGGGCGATGGTTTGATTATTGATCATCAATTGCTGTTTGACTTGCGTGCGTTCCAAATCGAACCGTCAGGCAATGGCTTTAACGCGAATGTTGAAATTGCTGTCCGTATCTTGAATGACAAAAATGGCCGTGTGATTGCCAGCAAAACATTTACAGCCACTCAATCGTCTGCTGACGACGCTGTAAAAGCGGTTGCTGCTTTGAACGGCGCTTTGGATGATGTAGCAGCTGAATTGATCGCGTGGGTTTACGGTAAAATTTAAGGTGTGAACCTTCCAACGAAATCAGAAGTTGAGAATAAAAAAAGGCGGCGCCCGCAAGCACCGCCTTTTCTTGTTTCTGAACTATAATCGCCTAACTGAAGCGACCCGTTGCTTGCGCAAAGATCGTGTAAACGCGACCTGTGTCCGAGTTCAGATAGGTTTCTGACTGACGATTGTCAGGATCGTTCTTTGATACTTCCAAAATCAGTACTTCAAAGTCTGCAACATAGCGGTCAATGCTTGCAGCAAAGTCTGCGTTTGTTGTGTAGAGATGGTTGATTTCAGTGCTTAATTCGCGGCTTTCTAACGTTCTCAAGCGACGGGTGAATACGTTGCGCTCACCACGTTGATAACGTTCCCAAAGCTCAACAGCACCATCACGATCAATCGAACGAGCTATATCCACGGACAGTGAATAGAGCGAATCTATGATGTGCTCTGGAGACCGTTCGAACGATGGAGCTGTTGTTGTTTCTTGCGCTGGTGTTGCTGCCGCATTTTCTTCTGTTGAAGCGCGACGTAGCAAGTCTGTCACCCAACCACCTTCTTGAGATGCAATAGTGGCTGATTGAGGAGGAACTTGCGGCGTTGGCGCTTCTACGCGGGGTGAAAAAGCGGGCGTTTCAGGCGTGCGTACTGGTGCAGGCTGTGGCGCTGTTACAACGGGTGTTGGTGCAACGGGCGCTGGTTCAGGAGCGCGAGCAACCGGTGCTGGCTCAGGAGCTTTTGCAACTGGTGCAGGAGTTGGTGCAGGAGTTGGTGCAGGTGTTGGAGCAACTGCAACTGGTGCAGGTGTTGGAGCAGCTGCAACTGGTGCAGGCGCTGGGGCTGCTGCAACTGGTGCAGGCGCTGGCTTTTGCGCCACTGGCTCTGGTGTTGCCGCTACAGGAGCTGCCAACACGGGTGCAGCAGCTGCTACTGGCGCTGGTGTTGATACAGCTTGTTGAGGCAAAGATGTTGTATGGCGGTCACGTTGTGTGTTGACGATATCTGTTAGATCGTTAAGCGCACGTACCTGATCGCTTACCAAACGACGCATTGCCGCGGTGCTCTCTTTTGTTTCTTCTGGCAGATCAAACACACCGCGTTTGATTTCTGATCGTGTTGCTTGCAAGTCACTCTGGATAGAGTGAGCAACACTGCGCATTTCTTCTGATGCCGCAGAGAAGCGTTCTGTGGCTTCAGTTACCGCTGCGTTCAGTTGAACATTAGCACCAGCGCGCAGTTCATCAAGCTGGTTTGCTACGTCACGCGCTGCCTGTTGTGCCGTGGTTGAAAGGCCAGCACTTACCATTGTTGCTCGGTCTTCTGCTTGCTTGATTGTATCTGCCATCAAGTTTGCAAATGAGCGCATCAATTCTTCGATGTCTGAGCTCTTTGTTACGAGGCCTTGCGATAGAATTTCGATTGTACGATGACGATCATCCAATGTGCTGTCGAGATTATTACCCGCGTTGATCAACATAGAGGCCGCGTTTGTTAGTGCTTCACTTTGACCATCAAAGCGGGAGGCAAGGGCTGATGTATCGCGAATTGTGAGTTCTGAGACTTCACGCAATTTCGCAATTTCGCCAGCCAATTGCTGGTTGGCTTCATCGGTTTGACCAACGGCTTGCGCCACTGCATTGCGAATTTCAACAGAGCGGTTTGTCAGGCCTGTTTCAATGGTAGCAAGGTTTTGGTCTGCTGTTGCCAAGACAGTGCGCAGGTCATCATTTGTTTGGCCAATGCGTGCGAGGACTGAATTAACGTCACCCATCTGACTTGTAAGCTCATCTATCACACGGCTACCTTGAGCCTGCATTGCATCAACAACAGCAGCACTTGTGCGGTTGATTGAGTTATACATCTCGCCAGATTTCTCATCGAGTTGGTTCGCCAGAGTGGCGCTAGTTTGTGTGATTGTATTGGAGAGTTCACCCGATTTTTCATCCATCCGACTAATCAAGCTACCACTTGAACGGTCGATTTGGTTGACCAAATTAGCGCTTGTTTGAGCAATAGAACCAGTCATTTCGCCAGATTTCTCATCTATCTGGGCAACAAAGCTTGCGCTTGATTGGTCGATTTGGCTGGCCAAATTGGCACTTGTTTGGTCGATTTGGTTGGCCAAATTGGCACTTGTTTGCGCAATGGAATTCGTCATTTCGCCAGATTTTTCGTCCAGCTGGTTGATCATGTTCGCGCCATCACTATTGAAGATCGTTGTTAGCGATTGTGTGCGCTCACGAAGCATTGCTTCGATGTCTGAGGCATGGCGAACCAATGTTTCTTCTGAAATAGCTGTGCTAGAGCGCAATGTCTGCTCAAGTCGTGTTGTCGATTGCTCAATCGTTTCAGCCGATTCACTTGCGCGCATACGGATGCCATCACTTAGGCCGCCAAGTGCACTGATAAGCGTTTGGCCAGCTTCATGAGTTTTAGAGGCAAACAGGGTTGCGGCTTGATCTGCTGCTGCAGTGAAGTTCTCGCTGGAGTTTGTTGACAGATCGAGAATGCGCTGATGAGCGGTTTCTGTATCGCTTACCAAGCGGTTGGCGACAGGGGCCAATTGGTCTTCAACGAGCGATTTGATAATTCCAGTTTTCTCATCGAGTGAACCGGTAACCTGATCAATTTTATCGGCAAGATCTACATTGATTGCATCAACTTGGGTGCCAAGTGCATTGGTTATACCGTCTGCTTGTGTTGTCAGCGTATCGCCAACTGACTTCAAACGTGCTTCCAAAGCAATGTTCAATTCTTCCTCACCTGTTGAGAACGTTGCCGCAAGTTCGCGGGTCCGATTAACAAGTGTTTCGCTGATTTGGCGTCCACGACTATCGAGGGCTTCATCGATTGTTTTAACACGATCCCCGATCTCGCCAGAGATCTCTTCAGATTTTGCTTTGAAGCTATCTGCTGCGGCATCCAAGCGGCCTTGAAGGTCTTCAGAAACGGCACCAGCACGGGTCGCGAAATTATCGCTTACTGTTGAAATACGAGTTTCAATTGCACCTGATACTTCATCAAGACGTGTCTCCAATGCCCCATCAATATCGTTGAGGCGCTTGGTGAATATGTCGTCCATTTGGCCAACCCGTTCACCCAACATGTCGGTGAGCCCTTTGCCCTTTGTATCGACAACTTCATCCAGTTGAATAAGACGCTCGTCGATGCCGTCGCGTAGGTCTTTCGACCTGTTGTCAATATTTGTAATCAATTCGATGCCGGACGCTGCAAGCGCACGGTTGAGGTTTTCACCGCGTGTGCTCAGGGCCGTTGAAAGTTGCTCGCCAACATTGGCAATCTGCGAACCAATCGAGATGCCAGTTTCGTCGAATTTTGCATTGATCGTGTCTGCTGTTCCATCGATGCTATCCAACAACGATACAGAGCGTGTTTCAATGAGCTTCGCGATAGCCTCGCCAGACGTATTAATACGCTCTGCCAACTCACCGCCGTCTTTCACAACCAGTGTTTCGATGCGATCGCTGATCGCGCTGAGGTCTGTTGAAAGATCTTCGCCACGTGTGGAGATTGATGTCGCGATTTTTTCTGTGATTTCGTCAAAGCGCTCTGTGATGTCAGAACTGCGAAGAGAAAGGTCGACCATCATTGCGTTGGTGGACGTTTTCAATTCATCACCAATACCTTCAGCTTGTGAAGCAATGGAGGCTGTGATTGCTTGGCCTGTTGATTGAAGTGCCTCAGTGAATGAAGAACTTTGTTGGGTGAGATTGGTCGTAATCTCATCACCCGTATTGGACAATGTCGCGGTAATTTTTTGTGACCGTTCCGTCAAAGCATCGCGAAGCGCATTACCAATTTCGGCGAGGTTTGAAGCAACTTCAGTGCCTTTGGAATTAAGGGTTTGTGTTACCTGCCCACTAACATCTGTTAGATTAGTGATAATCGCGTCACCCTTCGTTGAAAGGCTTTCGGTGACTTCACCACTTATGTTGGTAAGCGTTGAGACAATTTCATCGCCTTTTGAGCTCAAGCTGTTTGATACTTCGTCACTGATTTTAGACAGTTGATCGACGGTTTCTGAGCCGCTTGTATTCAACCGTTCAAGCATGTGGTCGCTTTCACGGTTAAGCGATGAAACCAATGATTCCCCAGCAAAGCCGAGGTCGATTGTCATCTGCGATGTTTTGTCGGTAATTGATGCGCTGATGTCATCGCCCATTGAGCGGACATTGTCTGCAATGCCAGAAAGGTTCTCTTTGACTTTGTCACCGACGGCCAAAATGTCTGAGCTTAAATTTTCTCTTGCCGCACCTAGAGATGAGCCAACACGGTCAGCATTGTTTACAATCGCCTCACGTTGGCTGGAGAGTTCATCAATCAACCCGCGAATGCGTAATTCGTTGTCTGAGTAAGAACGCTCTAATGACATCATTTCGTTGTGGACCAGAACTTCAAGTTCGCCCGCGCGAGCAAGAACGCGCTCAACGCCGTCACCCATTGCCGCGACTTCACGGCGCACAGCCTGTCCAACACGCACGACAGTGTCTGTTGCGATGTCTTCAGGTTCGGCAAGTCTAAGAGCAACTTCTGACATGGAGCTTGCAGCGAGGCGCATTTCCTGCGCACGCCAAATTAGGAAGCCCATGATAAAGAAAAACAGGATTGGGACGATCGTTGCCACGAGCCACAAAACCGCTGAGGATTGATCGAACAATGCGAGGGCGTCGTCGAATGATTTTACATTTACGTCGAAATATTTGAAGCCCAAGAATGCAGCACCTGCAAGCCAGATAAGCGAGATGAAGAATGCAAACCAGAACGGGCTGGATGATGGGCGTTTTTGCAGACCGTATACGAGATTGCCGAGTGTGCGGCGGTCATCGTTGGCTGGGTCTTTTTTGGCGGATGCAGCTAGAGTTGCGTTCTCGATTGCTGGCGCCTTTTTCAAGTCACCATCGTCACTGAAGCCATCGTCTAGATCTAAATCCAGATCATCTATTAATGCATCATCAGGCCCACCAAAATCTAGTTTCAGGGCCTCTTCTACAGCATCAATTGCGGCTTTCGCCGGATCTGGAGCTTTTTTGGACTTCGCCATTTCAATACGCCTTACGCAACAATTACCAAAACCAAAATGGTATATAGTGGGCGGTAGTTAGCAAAAAAGGAGGTAAAAGTCATACCTTGGAGAAGTTATTGGTTAAAGCGGGCACTTGAAAACCGCTAATTTTGCCCCAAAACCTCTAAAAGCTATACTTACCTCACCACTTTACCAGTTTCCGCACAGGGCACATTAACGCTTTGTTAAGGATTTGAAAACTCCTTCGATCATTTGTCCTGAACTGTTCAGTTTTATGGTTAATAAACTTAGGCAGAGAAAATTGCGTAATCTGTGGGAAGTACTGGATTTTTCTATCGAATTTAACTTTTGGTACACCATAGAAATCGGAACTTCGCCATCCGAGGGCATTTCACTCCAAATTTAAGCAGACATTAGGTTGACGATGCCATTCTTCCTATAGGGGAATTTTTATAAGGTGGTTGATATGGGATCCGTCGTTGCTCTTAATATGGATGCTGAAGTTGCGCTGCAAAGCCAGTCTCGTCCTATTGATTTAGTTCATTTGGCAAAGCAAACATTGGGCGATCGCTCTCTTGAGCAAGAAGTATTGCGTTTGTTTTTGACACAAATGGACGTTTACATGGACCGTGTTGAAAATGCGAAGACCCATGAAGAGCGGTTTGCTGCTTCTCATACAATAAAAGGGTCTGCACGAAACATTGGTGCTTGGGATGTTGCAGATGTTGCTGCTCACCTTGAAAGCGCTGCTGAAGACCAAACCGCGTTTGATGTTAAAGCGCTGAAAAGTGCACTTGATGAGGCTTGCGAATTTATCGTTTCGATCCTCGATCAGGATGAAATCTAGTCGCTCGTTCCAAGGTTTTTCCAAACTAGTTGTCTAATATGCTTGACATGAGGCTAACTATCCTTATGTCAAACTGACAAATTGTTGGACGGAACTATTGTGAGGCGACATGGCGAAAATTACTTATATCACACATTCTGGTGAGAGCTTTGATGTGGAAGCTGATACAGGCAGCACCGTCATGGAAGCTGCTCTAAAGAACTCAGTTCCAGGCATTGATGCGGAATGTGGTGGTGCTTGTGCTTGTGCCACGTGTCACGTTTATGTGGATGAGACTTGGGTTGCTAAAGCTGGGTCTGCAGAAGCAATGGAAGAAGATATGCTTGATTTCGCACACGAAATTAAGCCTTCATCACGCCTATCTTGCCAAATGCGTATTACTGACGAACTAGATGGTTTGATTATCCGTATCCCAGAAACGCAAGCGTAAATTTAAAGCCGAGCTTTACGGCGCGCGCGGATCATCTTTTTCTGTTCCACCCGATCAAATTTGCGTTGAGCGCGATCGTGTTTTTTCAAAAGCCGATTAGAACTGCGCGATATTGCCGCTTGAAGGCTGGAACAGCTAGAACGTGATCCGTAGTTCACAATCTTCTTTTGAATGCGAGTGCCATAGTCTTTCGCGATTTCTGCATGTGTCAATTCATGCTTTTTAATATCAGCGAAAAGAGTGTCCCAGCTCAGTTTTGCAAATTTGTTGGCACGACGATAATTTGCCCAACGGGGTAGGTGAATGACGACGTCTACGGTTACTTTTGATTTTTGTACCCTGCAACGCCCATTTTTCTCTTCGAATTTAACATTAGGCGACAATTTAATGCTGGCGACACCCAATGTTGCCTGATGATTGCCAACCCCTTTGATCGGTGATCTCTTTTGAAAGTCTCGGAAGATTTCCAAAGAAGTCTTTCCGCGCACTTTAAAATATTTGAAGCTTTGCTTGAATTTAACGCCCTGCGTCGCCGCTTCTGCTTGAGAAGCGCCCAGACTAGTAATTGCGAGACTACTCACTAAGCCGGCTGAAATTACAGCAATCGCTATTTTCTTTACAAACATAGAAATTCTCTTTCACCAATCTGGGGTTAAACCTAACAGGGGATTGAGCTTCATCAAGGGGAGGTTCGTAATATTTTGGTGATCATCGTAAACTCGGTAAAATCGCGCCTATTCTGCAGGCGAAGGAGCGGCATGTTTACCTAGCGCTGAAAAGGGACCAGTTACTTCTTGGCCTTCGTGCGGATTACGTGGAACCATCAAGGACAGGATTAAGCTGATAATTGCCATAGCAGCACCTGACAAGAACACGGCTGCAGGCGAATAAAGCCATAACAGTCCGAAGAATATCGGCATGAAGACTGCCGCGATATGGTTGATCGTAAAGGCAACGCCAGCTGTTGGTGCTATATCTTGCGGATCGGCGATCTTCTGGAAGTA belongs to Hyphomicrobiales bacterium and includes:
- a CDS encoding 2Fe-2S iron-sulfur cluster-binding protein; this translates as MAKITYITHSGESFDVEADTGSTVMEAALKNSVPGIDAECGGACACATCHVYVDETWVAKAGSAEAMEEDMLDFAHEIKPSSRLSCQMRITDELDGLIIRIPETQA
- a CDS encoding ABC-type transport auxiliary lipoprotein family protein gives rise to the protein MRNKASIRKSLACGLALGVSLLAGCAVLVPSAPPSVYDLALSSGVTATSGSTRSQILITEPKVLTSLDNDRIVIKPSTAQIAFFGDVRWSDRLPRLVQLYLSRAFSETNGARAVGLPGDGLIIDHQLLFDLRAFQIEPSGNGFNANVEIAVRILNDKNGRVIASKTFTATQSSADDAVKAVAALNGALDDVAAELIAWVYGKI
- a CDS encoding Hpt domain-containing protein, whose amino-acid sequence is MGSVVALNMDAEVALQSQSRPIDLVHLAKQTLGDRSLEQEVLRLFLTQMDVYMDRVENAKTHEERFAASHTIKGSARNIGAWDVADVAAHLESAAEDQTAFDVKALKSALDEACEFIVSILDQDEI
- a CDS encoding DUF922 domain-containing protein; this translates as MFVKKIAIAVISAGLVSSLAITSLGASQAEAATQGVKFKQSFKYFKVRGKTSLEIFRDFQKRSPIKGVGNHQATLGVASIKLSPNVKFEEKNGRCRVQKSKVTVDVVIHLPRWANYRRANKFAKLSWDTLFADIKKHELTHAEIAKDYGTRIQKKIVNYGSRSSCSSLQAAISRSSNRLLKKHDRAQRKFDRVEQKKMIRARRKARL